In the genome of Malania oleifera isolate guangnan ecotype guangnan chromosome 5, ASM2987363v1, whole genome shotgun sequence, the window AGAAACAAGGGAAAAGACCCTTCAAATAATCATTTCCAAGGGCCATCACCGCATGGAAAGCACCCCTCTTGTGCAATATCGTTGATTTGGACTCCagtgtcatatattacccctGTTTTCCAGTCTATAGGAAGCACAGGTCCATGCGCCCATATCCATTTTCCATCGTATCCCCCAGTAACCACCAATCGAAGTTGCAGGGGCCCTTGTGGAACACTATCTGTCGACCACACGGCCCCATAATTTCGAGTCATGTATTGCCACCTGCTTGAATCACTAGcctgcaaattaaacaaataacGTGAACAAATAAATCCAACTAAAAGTTTATCAAGATTTTGTTTGCAAGCTCGTGCAACCCCATAAATCGAATTCTCAAGGTCTTGTTTCATACTACTTCGAAACAATTCTTGAAGAACAGCTCCAAAGGACACCCAGTTTAGTTTTGGTCCAATTAAAACCCTTAACTGGTTCCAAAACTACTAGCCAATATCAAAAGCTGCGAAGGAGAAGGACCATCCTTTATTAGCATTTCTCGATTTAATTACCTTAGCTATGTCGACAGCAACTATATCTGTTTGTCCACCTTGATATAGAAATTTGAGTGCTAAAAAAGATTTGTTGCTGATTTCTTCCACGCGCACAGATAAGTTCTTTCGGTAAACACAAGGTACCCTGTTTCATAAAGAAAATCAAAACCATTATGATGGAAAACATGCAAAATGCTCTTATAACTGAAATGAATCTCTGTTTTTTTGGGTAAACGAATCAGAACCCTAAAAACATAAATGGGCATTTTGTTCTTAATAGTTTTTCAAAATCTCATGCATGAAGATGAAGATCAGACCGTTAGCAGATGCAGGGAGAGGACAGTGCTAGGACATAAAGGGGTCCACCCACAACATAGAAAATTAATTGAAACAGGGTAGTAGGGTACTGCAGGTACATTACATTATGTGGTAGGTTAACAAATATTGCCGTTTATAGAGAGCAAATGTCATGAAAAACCAAACCAACTTTGAGAAGGGAAACGGagatgttttttattttttattttttatttttatcttgagTTTCAACCATAAAGAAGAGATCATCTTTCTTGGTTTCCCAAATCTGAActagaaaaaggtttttttttttttttttttgtgggttcTTATTCTTAAACTAAAGGGATAGTTTGGAAACATTTGTACAGATTTGAAAAATACTTAATTTTAACAAGTATTGATTAATAAATGTTAAACTGAAAAAATGTCAATTTAACAAGTTTCGATAATAAATGTTGAactgaaaaaatatttgaaagtTGTAAGTGATGATTAGTTATGTTTAAGGAGTggtattaatatatattataataaataatcaaataatatGTAATTATCttttaatgtatttttaaaattatatgataATCACTTAATTTTCTAATATTATAAAATTGACTGTGTCTATGAATAGTATCACTTATAAGTATCTTAAATTATTTCTCAAAATttgcttaaataattttcaaaaaataatcttAAAAACCATTTATATAATTAACATCAAACGCTACTATTTTGTTAAACCATCTATTATTTTTTAAGTGTCAAGTGTTTTAAGTGCTCCCAAACGGGGGCTAAAGAACATTGAAATCTGCTTACTTCCTGTATTCCACGTTCACAATGCCTTCATTCAAAATGTCTTGGCCCTTGCCATTCCTAGCCATGGCCGAGAAAGCTGTCCTGCTGAGAACCAAATCTGTTCGGTTGCTATTATTAAGATCGAACAGAAAAACTTTGATGCCTTCTGATCTGCAAAGAGCTTTGTCCTTGCACCTCATCTGTCAAAATTTGTCTATACTCAAAATCAACCCTAAAATCTCCCATATGATACCAAAAGAGGACTTATTATAG includes:
- the LOC131156581 gene encoding expansin-like A1; this encodes MDFFLLGSFLLLVISSATACDRCIHQSNASYFSNSAVLMKGACGYGPLALKLGGRFLAAGVSSLYKNGAGCGGCLQMRCKDKALCRSEGIKVFLFDLNNSNRTDLVLSRTAFSAMARNGKGQDILNEGIVNVEYRKVPCVYRKNLSVRVEEISNKSFLALKFLYQGGQTDIVAVDIAKASDSSRWQYMTRNYGAVWSTDSVPQGPLQLRLVVTGGYDGKWIWAHGPVLPIDWKTGVIYDTGVQINDIAQEGCFPCGDGPWK